A single window of Candidatus Bathyarchaeota archaeon DNA harbors:
- a CDS encoding elongation factor 1-beta, with the protein MAKIVVSYKIFPSDVNVDFEKLKQTIEKSLPADVEVYGYGIEPIAFGLNALIAHLILPEDKSGILENLEEYLKNIPEISQIQTVMVRRTH; encoded by the coding sequence ATGGCTAAAATAGTTGTTTCGTACAAGATATTTCCGTCCGACGTAAATGTGGACTTCGAAAAGTTGAAGCAGACCATAGAGAAAAGCCTTCCAGCCGACGTTGAAGTTTACGGGTATGGAATTGAACCGATAGCGTTCGGCTTAAATGCGCTGATAGCCCACTTGATACTTCCGGAAGATAAAAGCGGAATACTGGAAAATCTTGAAGAATATTTGAAAAACATTCCAGAAATAAGCCAGATTCAAACGGTGATGGTTAGACGTACACATTAG
- a CDS encoding CDC48 family AAA ATPase: MSSKNSVPEVQLKVADARQRDVGRGIARIDQKTMQKLGITAGDVIEIYGKRRTSAIAWPAYSEDQGREIIRMDGFTRKNAGVAINEYVIVRPAKVKDAISVTLSPVDMRLNVDEDFTHFVKNRLMERTFTEGDTTLVMMLGHAIPFTVVKTRPHGIVRITHDTHLQILNEPAPEARGVPRTTYEDIGGLHEEIQRIREMVELPLRHPELFQRLGIDPPKGVLLYGPPGCGKTLLARAVANESEANFFSINGPEIMSKFYGESEARLREIFQQAQQNAPSIIFIDELDAIAPKREEVTGEVERRVVAQLLALMDGLAARGNVIVIGATNRPDALDPALRRPGRFDREIEIGVPDKQARYEILQIHTRGMPLAEDVDLKKLAEITHGYTGADLAALCRETAMKALRRYLPEINLEEERIPPSVLEKMEVRMEDFLNAYKEITPTAMREVYIEVPTVHWEDIGGLEDVKRELREAVEWPLKNPEVFKRFGIRPPKGILLYGPPGCGKTLLARAVATESEANFITIKGPEVFSKWVGESEKAIREVFRKARMAAPAIIFFDEFDSLVPKRGMGFGDSGVTERVISQLLTEMDGIMRLEDVVVIAATNRPDIIDPAVLRPGRFDRLIFVPAPDEKGRLEIFKIYTKNMPLAKDVSLEELAKATNGYSGADIEALCREAALNALRRDINAKEVTKADFDSAMEKIGPSIRPEIVEWYKSFMRQVRRIQKPPPLVA; the protein is encoded by the coding sequence ATGAGCAGTAAGAATTCGGTTCCAGAAGTTCAATTGAAAGTTGCAGATGCTAGGCAAAGAGACGTAGGCAGAGGAATAGCAAGAATAGACCAGAAAACAATGCAAAAACTCGGAATAACCGCTGGAGACGTAATAGAAATTTACGGAAAGAGAAGAACATCAGCTATAGCATGGCCAGCATACTCTGAGGATCAAGGCAGAGAAATCATAAGAATGGACGGGTTCACCAGGAAAAACGCTGGAGTTGCAATAAACGAGTATGTGATTGTTAGGCCAGCCAAGGTGAAAGATGCTATAAGCGTAACTTTGTCTCCTGTTGACATGCGTCTAAATGTGGATGAAGACTTTACGCATTTTGTTAAAAACCGCCTTATGGAACGCACATTTACCGAAGGCGACACAACGCTCGTTATGATGCTTGGCCACGCAATCCCTTTCACAGTTGTTAAAACTCGCCCTCACGGAATAGTTCGCATAACTCATGACACACATTTACAAATATTAAATGAGCCAGCCCCAGAGGCTAGAGGAGTACCAAGAACAACCTATGAGGATATAGGAGGACTACATGAGGAAATACAGAGAATAAGAGAAATGGTTGAACTTCCGTTGAGACATCCAGAACTCTTCCAAAGACTTGGAATAGACCCGCCTAAAGGCGTTTTACTGTACGGTCCACCAGGCTGCGGAAAAACCTTACTTGCAAGAGCAGTTGCAAACGAGAGCGAAGCCAACTTCTTCTCAATCAACGGACCGGAAATTATGAGCAAGTTTTACGGCGAATCCGAAGCTAGGCTTAGAGAAATCTTCCAGCAAGCCCAGCAAAACGCCCCAAGCATAATCTTCATCGACGAACTCGACGCAATTGCACCTAAACGCGAAGAGGTCACAGGAGAAGTTGAAAGACGAGTTGTCGCACAGTTACTCGCCCTAATGGACGGCTTAGCCGCCAGAGGAAACGTAATCGTAATAGGCGCAACCAACAGACCGGACGCCCTAGATCCAGCCCTAAGAAGACCTGGCAGGTTCGACCGCGAAATAGAAATAGGCGTTCCAGACAAGCAGGCACGATATGAGATTCTGCAGATTCACACTCGAGGAATGCCCTTAGCAGAAGATGTTGACTTGAAGAAATTAGCAGAAATTACGCATGGCTATACTGGCGCCGATTTGGCTGCGCTTTGCAGAGAAACAGCCATGAAAGCTTTGAGGCGGTACTTGCCAGAAATAAACCTTGAGGAGGAAAGAATTCCGCCGAGTGTCCTTGAAAAAATGGAAGTCCGCATGGAAGACTTCTTAAACGCCTACAAGGAGATTACGCCTACTGCCATGCGTGAAGTATACATAGAAGTCCCCACAGTGCATTGGGAAGACATTGGAGGACTAGAAGACGTTAAAAGAGAGCTAAGGGAAGCCGTTGAATGGCCTCTGAAGAACCCCGAAGTCTTCAAACGGTTCGGCATTCGACCGCCTAAAGGAATACTTCTTTATGGCCCTCCAGGCTGCGGGAAGACTTTGCTTGCAAGAGCAGTTGCAACTGAGTCTGAAGCTAACTTCATAACGATTAAAGGGCCTGAAGTCTTTTCGAAGTGGGTTGGCGAGTCGGAGAAAGCCATCAGAGAAGTTTTCCGCAAGGCCAGAATGGCTGCTCCAGCCATAATATTCTTTGACGAGTTTGATTCCCTTGTGCCCAAGCGTGGCATGGGCTTCGGCGACAGCGGAGTAACTGAGCGTGTTATAAGCCAGCTTCTAACTGAAATGGACGGTATAATGCGGCTAGAAGACGTTGTAGTTATTGCAGCTACAAATAGGCCTGACATAATTGACCCGGCGGTTCTGAGGCCCGGCCGTTTTGATAGGCTTATCTTTGTGCCGGCTCCAGACGAGAAGGGTAGACTTGAAATTTTCAAGATTTACACGAAGAATATGCCCTTGGCCAAGGACGTTAGCCTTGAAGAACTTGCTAAGGCTACTAATGGCTATAGCGGAGCTGACATTGAAGCCTTATGTAGGGAAGCAGCCCTAAACGCTTTAAGAAGAGACATAAACGCCAAGGAAGTTACTAAAGCAGATTTTGACTCTGCAATGGAGAAGATTGGCCCAAGCATTAGGCCTGAAATCGTCGAGTGGTATAAGAGCTTTATGCGTCAAGTGAGAAGAATTCAGAAACCACCGCCTCTTGTGGCGTAG
- a CDS encoding cation:proton antiporter, which produces MIDIVVIFYTIAVIMFLSFIGEVVSRKALIPNVILLILLGIVCGPVLHLFEYDALVSMVPLVAPLTIAFIGFEAGLKMDFYEAIEQSRRAVILSVIGFVLTLVIVGLFLRYVCGLEWAYAFMLSSAWSGVNTATVNAVCNYLKLKEKTRTTLTISSLVDDAIVLVSTLIILNFILLGEIGFRESVLTLTSNFCISILIGVTLGLAWMNILYFFRKAKYTYTFTLAAILFVYSVTETLGGTGGIAVFLFGLILGNSVSISSALKLRLKKPELSNLTQLIENFHSELTFIIYSFFFTFIGLIYVFTGLSELLSGLAIGFLLHAARLLAVKIGTVGSPLTSDFPAIGLIVGKGVASAAMSTLPLAYSLPNATFYTSIALNVILFTNLISILLPLIFAKASS; this is translated from the coding sequence ATGATTGACATCGTTGTAATCTTCTACACTATTGCTGTCATCATGTTTTTGAGTTTCATCGGAGAAGTCGTTTCCCGGAAGGCTCTTATTCCAAACGTAATTTTGCTCATACTTTTAGGTATAGTTTGCGGGCCTGTTCTTCATCTTTTCGAATATGATGCTTTAGTCAGTATGGTTCCGCTGGTTGCCCCCCTCACAATAGCCTTCATAGGTTTCGAGGCTGGCTTAAAAATGGATTTTTACGAAGCCATTGAGCAAAGTCGAAGGGCTGTAATACTTTCTGTCATAGGATTCGTTCTAACATTGGTGATAGTAGGTCTCTTTCTTCGTTATGTTTGCGGGTTAGAATGGGCTTATGCATTTATGCTGTCTTCTGCTTGGAGCGGAGTTAACACAGCCACGGTCAATGCTGTCTGCAACTACTTAAAACTGAAGGAGAAAACACGTACAACCCTTACAATTTCCTCGCTTGTCGACGACGCCATCGTTCTAGTTTCGACACTGATTATTTTAAACTTCATCCTTTTGGGGGAAATAGGCTTCAGAGAAAGCGTACTCACATTAACTTCCAACTTTTGCATATCAATTTTAATCGGTGTAACATTGGGTTTAGCTTGGATGAACATTCTTTACTTCTTCAGAAAGGCTAAATATACCTACACTTTCACTTTAGCGGCAATTCTTTTTGTATATTCAGTGACGGAGACACTGGGCGGAACAGGAGGAATAGCAGTTTTCCTTTTCGGGCTAATCCTTGGAAATTCCGTTTCTATCTCGTCAGCTTTGAAACTGCGGCTTAAAAAGCCTGAACTTTCAAATTTAACTCAGTTAATAGAGAATTTCCACTCAGAATTAACGTTTATAATATATTCTTTCTTTTTCACTTTCATAGGTTTAATCTACGTATTTACTGGGCTTTCTGAACTTCTCTCTGGATTAGCCATAGGTTTTCTTCTTCATGCTGCAAGATTGTTGGCTGTTAAAATCGGAACAGTTGGAAGCCCTTTGACTTCTGATTTTCCAGCTATAGGACTTATAGTTGGAAAGGGCGTAGCCTCGGCTGCGATGAGCACTTTACCGCTGGCTTACAGTCTTCCAAACGCAACATTTTATACAAGTATAGCCCTAAACGTTATACTCTTCACAAATCTAATCTCGATTCTGCTTCCATTAATATTTGCCAAAGCTTCATCCTAG